TCCTCGTAGAACCTGCGTGTCGCCGTATCCCTGTACAGCAGCACCGATTGAACTGGCATGATCGTCGGGCTTGTGCCCAGGATGTAGAGCGATTTGCTTTCGAGAATGTCCTTGAGGGTGAGCTTGGCATGCTGCACACTGCCGAGGCCGCAGGCCTGCAGGACCCGGTACATTGTCTTGAGCGTGATCCCGACGAGgatgtcctcctcggcgctgcaccaccacgtTCCGTCCGACTTCTGCAAAAGGTAGTTCGACCGCGAACCCTCGGGAACGAGGTAAacgtcggcggcgtcgtgcacGAGTAGCACCTCATAAACGCCGTTCTCGGCCAGATAGGCGTTAGCGCGATCGCGCAGCCCCATCTGGGCTACTTTCGCATTGGGATTGGTGCGGTGCGCGTTAAACAGTAAGCCGAGCTTGGCACCTTCGCGGTACATGGACTCTGAGGGGTAGGACGACTTGGAAAGCATGACGATGACGGGAATCGGGAACGTCTCCGCTTGTTTGGTggacgcagcggcggccggaATCCACGACAGTAACTTCACATTCTTCTCGGTGGCGCCGTCCAGGTAAACGCCAGGCGACTCGATGTACGCCTGCAGACGCGACTGAACAAGAGACTGTAGCTCGGCTGGAAGAGCGTGCGCCGGGGCGGCAAGGGTAAGACTGTGCATGAAGCGCTCAGCATACGAGTTCTTGAAGAGTATTTGGCCGTTTCGTGAGCGCATGACGTCGTAGACAAACTGGTACGCCGGTGATGCAGCGGAcgtcgccgcaccaccggcggcagcgctgctgaaggcCTTCGTCTCGATGGCCAACGGCGTTGCGGACACATCGTCGAAGGAGGCGAAAAAGTGGACAAAGGCGCAGCactgctccgccgccaccatccGGCGCACGACAAGAGGGATGCGCTCCATCGTCTTTTTGTCCCCCTCCGCTGTAGTGACGGGTCCGTCCACTTGTCCAGAGATGAAACACCCGCAAGGAGCGAGAGGTAAGAAGATGTCATCGCGTGGAGCGGATGCGGGTGTGAGGCATCCGTGAGGAGAAGAGTCGTGAAAGgaaagacggagaggggagggtgagCAGAGAGGGTCGAGTAGGACGTGCACACGAGGCATGAAAACACTGCAGCGTCCGGCATGCGAaaacacaagaaaaaaagggaatgTCGGTCACACAACGACGTTCGACAGCGAGAGCCTCCGCTTCTTTTGCACCCCAATGGGCCCCCGCTCtaccatcaccaccaccaccacccacgcacagctGACATCGGTCCATGCGGTCCAAcagacgagagagaagcacaccGCTAAACAGGGCACGTAATGCACAGAAAGAATACGACTGGGCTTCTGTTTGCTTGCCTCCTGCGGCTTTTTTCTTAGTTTCCAGTTGACTTGGAAGAGTGGCAGGCGGTAAAGCAAGCGCAAGACCGAGCGCGCAACGAGCACAGGTACTAcccttcacacacacacacacacatacgcgaGTGGAGAGCAGCCAAGAgcgagcgaaaaaaaaagaacactAAAGACGGAAACGTCATGTTGGCGCAGAAGAAGGGATGGGCACAGCCTCCATCCTCTCCGGGTCGCACGGCGATCAACCTTAAGAATCGAGTGTGAGTGAGTGCGCTCCAGGAGGACCGGAagcgtcgacgccgcctcgAGCACAAAGTGCGTGCGTCATCAGCACCTTCACCATTTTCTGCTTCGCTCAGTCGCTCTTCGCCTTCAGTGAAGATTTACCTGCCTTGGAGGCCGCCTCTTTCCTGGCAAACTCGATGCCCTCAGCCAACAACTTCTTGTCCGCTTCACTCCGCAGGCGCACCAGGCGTGTCACTAGCTGCGTGCTGAACGCCTCCATGCTGAACCTCTCGAGGACGCGGGCACGACCTTGTGCACCGACCTTGGCTGCGTAGGCCGGGTCGCGCGCAAAGCATGCCATCTTCTCCGCAAAAGCCGCCGGATCCGGCGACGACAGGAGTCCGCCGCACTTCGATGGgtcctccagctccacgTTGCCAACGCTCTCGCACGGGCCGCCATCGACGATCGCGACAACCGGCTTCGAGTACGCCATGGCCTCCACCGGCACAATGCCAAAGTGCTCACGAGAGGGCGTGTACACGAGGGCCCGCATCTCAGACAGCAGCACGATCTTTTCATCGTCGCTGATATTCTTTAGGTAGCGCACCTGGGATGCTGGAATGTGCAGCTTCGTTGTCGCAAGCGCGGCCAGCTCGTCGGCGTACTGCACGCTCTCCTCCAACCGGGGGTCGTAGCCGCCGGCGATGACCAGCATTAGCGGCTTCTTGCCATCTGCGCTCTTGAACTCACCCGTCGACAGCAGGAGCGCGAAGGCCTCGATGGCCAGCTCGATATTTTTCTTGCGCTCGTAGCGGTTGATGGAGACGAAGGTGACAGCGCCGCTCACTGCCTCCTTCAGCTCACGCAAAGCTGCAGACTCGGAAAGGGCGTCCTCTGTCACCTCGCGTACCTTCATGTCCACTGGCGGGTAAAAGATATCGGTGGCCTCGTCGATTTTGTCGGCCAGCTTCGGGAACGTGTCGATGCACACCTGACGCGAGAACTTTGAGTTGCACACGATGCTCGTGGCAAAATTCATGGAAGAGGTCTCTACTTGGTCGAAGAAGCCGCGATAGGTCTCGTGCCACGGAGCCACACCAGAGCCGGGGCTTTTGAAGGTTCCGTCGGGGTTGCGGTTCGGGTCACAGAGCTGGTCAGGGAAGTGGCTGTAGAAGAGGATCGGGGTTCTGCCGGCGAAAAAGTTGAGGaccggcatcgccgccgccacctgaTCTACAACGAAACAGTCTGTATTCGGAAAGCTCCAGCATGTCGCGAAGGCGGCGAAACCCATGCGGATCGTGGCGCACAGCACCTTGGCGCGGCCGAAGATACTGGCGGGCAGCATGCTGCCCCGCACCACAATGCGCACCGTGTCATCCGTCGTCTCCTTGAAGGCTCGACGGCGGTCGTGGTGATTCGTGACGATCATCACCTCCACGAGGCGGATCGATTGGCGCTTCTGAAGTCCAACAGCGGCGTCGATAATCAGCCGCTCCGCGCCACCGATGCCGAGGTCGGGGTGGAGAAAGGCGACGCGTAGCGGCTCCTCGGACAGCAAGTCAGCTGACGCATCGGTCTCAGGCGCGTCGCCttcaccctccctctcctccgccgcacGGTTGCTCAAAGGCCCGTGCAGCTTTTCGTACGCCTCGACGATCCTCTTCCGCCGTTGAACGTTCATCTCCGTCGTCCAGATGCGCACCAGCATAATGAGGTAGTTCATCACACACGTCGCCCCGAAGGCGTAGAGGAAACCGAGCAGCATGAGGTCCATTTTGTCTGCTCGGCTCTCTCGGGATGAGGGTACCTGTTTCGCCCTTATTTTTGAGGATGagaagggcgaggaggaagaagacgAATAGGCGTCAAAGGATGAGAGGAGCGGGAAAAGAAGAATAAAGCAGCACGTTAACACATGAATAGGCCGGATAAGACAGGGACATGGAAGGGAGAAACGGAGGTGGTGGGTAGAGGTGAGCAGACGCAGCATGCGATGCGGCCGATGCAGGGCCGATCTTGTCACTGAGAAAGCGCAGACACGCAAGGAAAAAAATAGAAGACAGAATGATAgagacagcgacagcagcgacaaggACAACGCCACGCGGACGGAGGAAATATAGACACAAAGATGTagatgtatatatatataagcaAAGCGACCACTTGCTCTGCACGATAGCGCTACCCGGAACGCGTGAAGACCTTCTGTTTAAAGGCGTGGAGGTCGATGATTGAAGGCGGCAAAgggggcggcagaggcagtgTAAACGCGGGGGGTGCCAcagggagaaagaggaagagggaaggtGGAAGGACGAAAAACGTTTCGAGACTCCACAGCTGCCAGTTACCGACAAGACAGCCGGCGcaaaagggggaggaaaaaaagagagaaagaggtgCAGAGGGTAAGATGTATGAGAAAACAGTAATGGCGTATACAGCGATCCTCCGAtgaggtggagaggagaggggagcgaGGAGAGCGTCATATCTGCGGCAAGCCAAGGGCACATGGTTTTGTTGCGGTGCCGTCGGAACACGCTACCCCGTAACCTACTCCGCCTCCAGTGAGTGGCGACTCTGAATACCATTGCTATGCGCTCCAGTACGCTCGAAGAAACGCTGACGTtcgtctttttttgttgttttccgCAGAGGCTGACGTTCGCTCTAGTAAAATATGTGCGTCGCTTTCCCGATGCGTATTCGCCCAACATGGAGGGTGTCCGTGAAACTAGATATGCGCTGCGTACGGTGTTTAACAGCGCATTCGCCGTCGACGCGAGGTTGTACAACGACATACCCAAGGGTGCTGCCCTTATCGGCCGTCGAGCATACCAGCAAGCCGTGCACTTTCTCCAGTTGCGGTATTTACTTCGCTtttcccctttctctccgaTCTGCACGAGCCACCGCCAACACTCACCTCACAGCTCCATCACAACTGTCTCCTGCCTGTCCGGACATACTCGCTCTTGCGGCTGAACCCGCGCATCAGCGAAGGAGGGACAAGAGCGAGGCAACAGAAAATGTACCGCGGCCGATAAGACGACAGGACATGCCTTTCAGGAAGACAGAAAGGCTCGGCGGGGagatggagggggaggggggaagaaggaaGAACCACAGACGATTCCGTGAGATAtgccggcacacacacaagggcGAAACCACAATACAACGGcaaaaacaaaggaaaagagaTGAGAGTCACatcaagaaaaaaaggccTGCACAcaggcatacacacagacacacacgtacacacgcgcaaacTCACGTACATAGAAGCGAAAAGGTGATAATAataagagagagacgggacTCTTTCGATATCtgtccctcttcccctctctcaacgagcagcagcagcacacgcacgcacacaccaaaCACACAGAGCAATGCAACATGGGAGAGAGGCCCAGACATccaacacacaaaaaaaacgaaacatCCACGCTCACACCTCGCCggcgcgcacagacacaaagACACAAATACCTGCTGGCATAtgcacacaccgacacatACGAACACACAGCGATAGGGGCAAGCGTGAACATGCCCAAGTGCCTCGAGCAGACGCAGGAACACATCAAGAGCAAGAGAAAAACGgaagaacaaaaaaggaCGGTGATGGCGAACTTACTTGCGGGCGAGTGGAAGCgaggagggaaagaaaagacggagggagggagggagggagggggcgcagtcgacaaaaaaaaagaagcaaGCGCCAATACAAACCATAGGAACAACACGACGAAGGCGGGCAAAACGGGACAAGACAAAAGAGGCGGTCTTCTCTAATCACACGAAGGAACACAAGAAGAGGACATGGAGACATGAAActcacagagagagagagtaaAGGCAAACCAACACTAaggaaaataaaaaaaagatcgaggaggaaggggaaggggcgccGAGAGGCCGCCAACAAGCGACATGCCGGTTTTGCTTGTGAATGCGCAA
The window above is part of the Leishmania mexicana MHOM/GT/2001/U1103 complete genome, chromosome 33 genome. Proteins encoded here:
- a CDS encoding glycosyltransferase-like protein codes for the protein MDLMLLGFLYAFGATCVMNYLIMLVRIWTTEMNVQRRKRIVEAYEKLHGPLSNRAAEEREGEGDAPETDASADLLSEEPLRVAFLHPDLGIGGAERLIIDAAVGLQKRQSIRLVEVMIVTNHHDRRRAFKETTDDTVRIVVRGSMLPASIFGRAKVLCATIRMGFAAFATCWSFPNTDCFVVDQVAAAMPVLNFFAGRTPILFYSHFPDQLCDPNRNPDGTFKSPGSGVAPWHETYRGFFDQVETSSMNFATSIVCNSKFSRQVCIDTFPKLADKIDEATDIFYPPVDMKVREVTEDALSESAALRELKEAVSGAVTFVSINRYERKKNIELAIEAFALLLSTGEFKSADGKKPLMLVIAGGYDPRLEESVQYADELAALATTKLHIPASQVRYLKNISDDEKIVLLSEMRALVYTPSREHFGIVPVEAMAYSKPVVAIVDGGPCESVGNVELEDPSKCGGLLSSPDPAAFAEKMACFARDPAYAAKVGAQGRARVLERFSMEAFSTQLVTRLVRLRSEADKKLLAEGIEFARKEAASKAGKSSLKAKSD